The following are encoded in a window of Clostridium thermarum genomic DNA:
- a CDS encoding AAA family ATPase — MYESYYGFKKTPFMRSIDTKELYQHQDFVEVKHRLKYAMEKRTFAVITGPVGAGKTTVLRCIREELNNNIYTYIYISQSALTPKIFYNEILKQLK, encoded by the coding sequence ATGTATGAATCATACTATGGTTTCAAAAAGACTCCCTTTATGCGAAGCATAGATACTAAAGAGCTCTACCAGCATCAAGACTTTGTAGAAGTCAAACACAGACTTAAATATGCCATGGAGAAAAGAACCTTCGCGGTAATAACCGGCCCTGTCGGTGCCGGCAAAACGACAGTTTTAAGGTGTATTCGTGAAGAGCTAAATAACAATATTTACACTTATATATACATATCCCAATCAGCCCTTACTCCAAAGATATTCTACAATGAGATACTGAAACAACTGAAATAA
- a CDS encoding GNAT family N-acetyltransferase — protein MIYLKEANVEDAEKEYQFIKDTPRDENGFQNKYYGYSYEDFMNQALPEMIKFSKGIDLPKGYVPETFYFLWDDTNIVGLFKLRHCLTDSLREGAGQIGYGIHKNYRGKGYGTKGLKLAIDKAKDVVKESEIYMSVHIDNPASLKVQLNNGAYIHHSDEKEHYTRIKIR, from the coding sequence ATGATTTATTTAAAAGAAGCAAATGTAGAAGATGCCGAAAAGGAGTATCAGTTTATTAAAGATACCCCAAGGGATGAAAATGGCTTTCAAAATAAATATTATGGCTATTCCTATGAAGATTTTATGAATCAGGCCTTGCCAGAGATGATAAAGTTCTCAAAAGGCATAGATTTACCTAAGGGTTATGTGCCAGAAACATTTTATTTTTTATGGGACGACACTAATATTGTTGGCTTATTCAAGCTAAGGCACTGTTTGACAGATTCCTTAAGAGAAGGTGCTGGACAAATTGGTTATGGCATCCATAAAAATTATCGGGGTAAAGGATATGGGACGAAAGGGCTGAAATTAGCAATAGATAAGGCAAAAGATGTTGTTAAAGAAAGTGAAATATATATGAGCGTTCATATTGATAATCCTGCGTCATTAAAAGTGCAATTGAATAATGGAGCTTATATCCATCATTCTGATGAAAAAGAACATTACACAAGAATAAAAATACGATAA
- a CDS encoding DUF3990 domain-containing protein encodes MLYHASGEIVEFPEIRKSKYTKDFSWGFYCTNNFEQAKKWARRNRQSPIINYYTYTENNSLRILKFEEMNDEWLDFIAKCRSGFIHDYDIVEGPMADDTVWNYVNDYLSGDISREAFWELAKFKYPTHQISFHTLKALDCLKFERGEIINE; translated from the coding sequence ATGTTATATCATGCTTCAGGTGAAATAGTGGAGTTTCCTGAAATTAGAAAAAGTAAGTATACTAAAGATTTTTCATGGGGATTTTATTGTACAAATAATTTTGAACAAGCAAAAAAATGGGCTAGAAGGAATAGGCAGAGTCCTATAATTAACTATTATACTTATACAGAAAATAATTCTTTAAGAATATTAAAGTTTGAAGAAATGAATGATGAATGGTTAGACTTTATTGCAAAATGTAGAAGTGGGTTTATACATGATTATGATATTGTTGAAGGACCTATGGCAGATGATACTGTATGGAACTATGTAAATGATTATCTATCAGGAGATATTTCAAGAGAGGCTTTTTGGGAACTAGCAAAATTTAAATATCCTACTCATCAAATAAGCTTTCATACTTTAAAAGCTCTTGATTGTCTGAAGTTTGAAAGAGGTGAGATTATTAATGAATGA
- a CDS encoding Rpn family recombination-promoting nuclease/putative transposase, translating into MAKIDIPIKRLMQSCIEGWINLVVPDCKKEWIKEMDTDKVPAKKESKLDKLILIDAPQGRSIINIEPQGYLDYKLPARMLRYRADIWEYTIEKGIGTPSIEQIVVYFYSNHDNKQYSLKDASHGEETLNYKFKTIKVWEMNKENVIERKLTGLYPLIPLMEKSQTESDERIIQITMATIDTVTDEALHADLLSVMSILAAEKFSSDLIKKYIGRSMLMNSPIYNEWVEEERKEAAKKAALDSAKKYIVDLLAAKFDFVPKLIREGIQSLDDIEVLDELHKKIIKINSLEEFKELLKKAKSVE; encoded by the coding sequence TTGGCAAAGATTGATATACCAATAAAACGGTTAATGCAAAGCTGTATAGAAGGCTGGATTAACCTTGTTGTGCCTGACTGTAAGAAAGAATGGATTAAAGAAATGGATACGGACAAGGTGCCAGCAAAGAAAGAATCAAAACTAGATAAATTAATCTTAATTGATGCACCACAGGGTAGATCTATAATAAATATAGAACCTCAAGGATATTTGGATTATAAGCTTCCTGCTAGAATGCTGAGATATAGAGCGGATATTTGGGAGTATACCATTGAGAAGGGAATTGGGACTCCTTCAATTGAGCAGATTGTAGTCTATTTTTATAGCAATCACGATAATAAGCAGTATTCATTAAAAGATGCAAGTCATGGGGAAGAAACTTTAAATTATAAGTTTAAAACAATAAAAGTATGGGAAATGAATAAAGAGAATGTAATTGAAAGAAAACTGACAGGGCTATACCCACTTATTCCATTAATGGAAAAGAGCCAGACAGAGAGTGACGAGAGAATTATTCAAATTACTATGGCCACAATTGACACTGTTACTGATGAAGCTCTTCATGCTGATTTATTATCAGTTATGTCTATTTTAGCAGCTGAAAAGTTTTCAAGTGATTTGATAAAGAAATATATAGGAAGGAGCATGCTTATGAACTCTCCAATTTATAATGAATGGGTAGAGGAAGAAAGAAAAGAAGCAGCAAAGAAAGCAGCATTAGATTCGGCTAAAAAGTACATTGTAGATTTATTGGCAGCAAAGTTTGATTTTGTTCCAAAACTTATTAGAGAAGGAATCCAAAGCTTGGATGATATTGAAGTACTTGATGAACTTCATAAGAAGATAATAAAAATAAATAGCTTGGAAGAGTTTAAGGAGTTATTAAAAAAAGCTAAAAGTGTTGAATGA
- a CDS encoding DUF1659 domain-containing protein, translating to MAVLTTKDSTKLGIVMITGVDEKGDDVKKTMSLSKIKVAAADDNLFAVAKAIEPLLKYPVASIERNDVYTLANA from the coding sequence ATGGCAGTTCTAACTACTAAGGACTCCACAAAGCTTGGCATAGTGATGATTACCGGTGTGGACGAAAAGGGTGACGATGTTAAAAAGACAATGAGCCTTTCAAAGATCAAGGTAGCTGCTGCAGATGACAACTTGTTTGCTGTGGCAAAGGCTATCGAACCCCTGCTCAAGTATCCGGTAGCCTCCATCGAGAGAAACGACGTCTACACTTTGGCCAATGCGTAA
- a CDS encoding DUF2922 domain-containing protein, with protein sequence MEYSVQMTFVNEIGDKVSLTLGNIRPDVTQAEVRALMDAIIAENIFFSPGGDYKTKYSAQFVQKQVTKWDMV encoded by the coding sequence ATGGAGTATTCTGTACAGATGACCTTTGTCAACGAAATTGGCGATAAGGTAAGCCTAACCCTTGGCAACATCAGACCAGACGTTACACAGGCTGAGGTTAGAGCCCTTATGGATGCCATAATTGCCGAAAACATATTTTTCTCTCCCGGCGGCGATTATAAGACTAAGTACTCAGCACAGTTTGTACAAAAGCAGGTTACTAAATGGGATATGGTATAG
- a CDS encoding DUF6431 domain-containing protein — MKRRNPEFFVKSVEQSFCPCCGGCLKVIGSRKRKFINSEGAVVVLIIRRLRCCECEKIHHELPDILVPYKRYGNESFEVVVSGDNNHSVAADESTIYRLRSWFDSLEKPKSLDALNEFFRVWLEEVRFLLNFKMDAQSPMSLILVGQSELWERFQLQAYAAIRQRIDIQCKLPQMDRSQVGEYIKKHLAYAGTEHDIFSSAAIDEIFRHSSGAARVVNKVCTHCLLYGAQNGRRIIDDHMVKFIIQGELS, encoded by the coding sequence TTGAAAAGAAGGAACCCGGAGTTTTTTGTTAAGAGTGTAGAGCAAAGTTTTTGCCCATGTTGTGGAGGATGTTTAAAGGTCATAGGTAGCAGGAAAAGAAAGTTTATAAATAGTGAAGGAGCAGTGGTTGTACTCATAATTAGAAGGCTCAGATGCTGCGAATGTGAAAAAATACATCATGAGCTACCAGATATACTTGTTCCCTATAAACGTTATGGAAACGAGAGCTTTGAAGTTGTGGTATCCGGGGACAATAACCACTCGGTTGCTGCTGATGAATCAACCATATATCGCTTAAGAAGTTGGTTTGATTCATTAGAAAAGCCTAAAAGCCTGGACGCATTGAACGAGTTCTTCAGAGTTTGGCTTGAGGAAGTAAGATTTCTCCTGAACTTTAAGATGGATGCTCAAAGCCCTATGTCCTTAATCCTTGTTGGCCAGTCTGAACTATGGGAGAGATTTCAGCTTCAAGCATACGCAGCTATAAGACAAAGAATTGACATTCAGTGCAAACTCCCCCAGATGGATAGATCTCAGGTTGGCGAATACATAAAAAAACACCTTGCTTACGCAGGGACAGAACATGATATTTTCTCCAGCGCTGCTATAGATGAGATATTCAGACACTCCTCCGGAGCAGCTCGAGTTGTAAACAAGGTATGCACACATTGCCTCCTATACGGAGCTCAAAACGGTAGGAGAATCATCGACGACCATATGGTTAAATTCATAATCCAAGGCGAGTTGTCTTGA
- a CDS encoding DnaD domain protein — translation MEEYEKLTGCIGELNLHAVKIVVCQHGYDNVKKAINKALEKGKFSMAYINGILTTWPREGYPKGCEER, via the coding sequence TTGGAGGAGTATGAGAAGTTAACGGGCTGTATCGGTGAATTGAACCTTCATGCAGTAAAAATAGTAGTATGTCAGCACGGCTATGATAATGTCAAAAAGGCAATAAATAAAGCCTTAGAAAAGGGAAAATTTAGTATGGCTTATATCAACGGAATACTTACAACCTGGCCAAGGGAAGGTTATCCCAAGGGATGTGAAGAGAGGTGA
- a CDS encoding flavocytochrome c: protein MKRKVFRTLISVLTLALISAGCSVQKTNKTEYTKEADAVSSASKTDYTSLDKLKDKYDVIIIGAGGAGMTAALEAKANGMDPVIFEKMPVAGGNTVKASSGANASETKFQKEQGIEDSNELFYKETLEGGKGTNDKDLLSYFVENSASAIDWLDSIGIKLNNLTITGGMSVKRTHRPEDGSAVGQYLAAGLIKNVQAQKIPLFVNCEVREITQKDGKVNGVKVLINGKDEKTIEGKAVIVATGGYGANMDMVTKYRPDLEGLVTTNQPGTTGDGITMIEKLGGTTVDMDQIQVHPTVQQENSYLIGEVVRGEGGILVSSEGTRFVNEMGTRDAVTASINALPEKSAYVVFDAGVKSRAKAINQYEKMGFVLKGDSIEDLAQKMNVPADKLKATLDTWNNAVKDKNDAEFGRKTGMDNDLSAAPYYAIKIAPGIHYSMGGVKINANAEVLDKDGNAIPGLYAAGEVTGGLHGKNRIGGNSVIDIVIFGRQAGVKSAEYVKSN, encoded by the coding sequence ATGAAAAGGAAAGTATTTAGAACGCTCATCTCCGTTTTGACTTTAGCGCTCATATCTGCAGGCTGTAGCGTTCAGAAGACAAACAAAACTGAATACACTAAGGAAGCTGACGCAGTTTCCAGTGCATCTAAGACCGACTATACGAGTCTTGACAAGCTCAAAGACAAATATGACGTCATTATTATAGGTGCCGGTGGTGCAGGAATGACTGCTGCACTTGAAGCAAAAGCCAATGGAATGGATCCAGTTATTTTTGAAAAAATGCCGGTGGCCGGTGGAAATACAGTAAAAGCATCTTCTGGTGCTAATGCATCTGAAACAAAATTCCAAAAGGAACAAGGCATTGAAGATAGCAATGAACTATTCTATAAAGAGACATTAGAGGGCGGTAAGGGAACTAACGACAAGGATCTACTTAGTTATTTCGTTGAAAATTCAGCAAGTGCCATTGATTGGTTAGACTCTATAGGCATAAAATTAAATAACTTAACAATTACTGGTGGTATGAGTGTAAAGCGTACCCACAGGCCTGAAGATGGTTCCGCAGTTGGACAATACCTTGCAGCTGGTTTAATAAAAAATGTACAAGCACAAAAAATTCCTCTTTTCGTAAACTGTGAGGTTAGGGAGATTACTCAAAAGGATGGCAAAGTTAATGGTGTTAAAGTTCTTATCAACGGTAAAGATGAGAAGACTATTGAAGGAAAAGCTGTAATTGTTGCAACTGGTGGTTACGGCGCAAATATGGATATGGTAACAAAATATAGACCGGACCTAGAAGGATTAGTTACAACAAACCAACCAGGAACTACTGGAGATGGTATAACAATGATTGAAAAACTAGGCGGTACTACAGTTGATATGGATCAAATCCAAGTTCATCCGACAGTACAGCAAGAAAATTCCTATTTAATCGGAGAAGTTGTACGTGGAGAAGGCGGAATCCTTGTTTCCAGCGAAGGTACTCGTTTCGTAAATGAGATGGGTACTAGAGATGCTGTTACTGCATCAATTAATGCACTTCCTGAAAAATCAGCTTATGTTGTATTTGATGCTGGCGTAAAGTCTCGTGCTAAAGCAATTAATCAATATGAAAAAATGGGCTTTGTATTAAAAGGAGATTCCATTGAAGATTTAGCTCAAAAAATGAATGTTCCAGCAGATAAGCTGAAAGCAACTTTAGATACATGGAACAATGCTGTAAAGGATAAAAATGATGCTGAGTTTGGCAGAAAAACAGGAATGGACAATGACTTGTCTGCTGCTCCATACTACGCTATTAAAATAGCTCCTGGAATTCACTACTCTATGGGTGGTGTTAAGATTAATGCCAATGCAGAAGTTTTAGATAAAGATGGAAATGCTATACCAGGTCTTTATGCAGCAGGAGAAGTTACCGGAGGCTTGCATGGTAAAAACAGAATCGGCGGTAACTCTGTTATCGACATAGTTATTTTCGGCCGCCAAGCTGGTGTAAAATCCGCTGAATATGTAAAATCAAACTAA
- a CDS encoding restriction endonuclease subunit S, producing MFGDPVSNPRGWEKAVCKDVTSKIGSGATPKGGNSSYKEEGISLIRSMNVHNNKFIKKDLPFIDDEQAQKLNNVIVEENDILLNITGASVARCCIVPNELIPARVNQHVAIIRSKNEEILPIFLVYQFTNDSYQRLLWDIATSGGATREAITKQQIENLELIVPPIDIQNQFATFVNQVDKLKANMDNSLKELENNFNSLMQRAFKGEIFK from the coding sequence ATGTTTGGAGATCCAGTTTCTAATCCTAGAGGGTGGGAAAAAGCAGTATGTAAGGACGTTACTTCAAAGATTGGCTCAGGAGCAACTCCTAAAGGTGGAAATTCAAGTTATAAAGAAGAAGGTATTTCTTTAATAAGGAGTATGAATGTTCATAACAATAAGTTTATAAAAAAAGATTTACCATTTATTGATGATGAACAGGCACAAAAACTAAATAATGTAATTGTAGAAGAAAATGATATTCTTTTAAATATTACAGGTGCATCAGTAGCAAGATGTTGTATTGTACCTAATGAACTTATTCCAGCAAGAGTTAATCAACACGTTGCTATAATACGTAGTAAAAATGAAGAAATACTTCCTATATTTTTAGTATATCAATTTACAAATGATAGTTACCAAAGGTTATTATGGGATATAGCTACAAGTGGTGGAGCAACTAGAGAAGCAATTACAAAGCAACAAATAGAAAATTTAGAGTTAATTGTTCCTCCAATAGACATCCAAAATCAATTTGCCACATTTGTCAACCAAGTCGACAAATTGAAAGCTAATATGGATAATAGCTTAAAAGAATTAGAAAATAACTTTAATTCATTAATGCAGAGAGCTTTTAAAGGTGAAATATTTAAATAA
- a CDS encoding matrixin family metalloprotease, which translates to MKLTKTDYSDYEIRVHGCTYDQLKPLFPQLKTNNTGLCVYPSSLPTIGYYNLNGSGYTVTVYKPQGVVNVAIVEQSRTLNGYKKTATHELGHALGWRGHSSSTTDIMYESASTITELTTRDKEHLMQIYRGG; encoded by the coding sequence ATGAAATTAACAAAAACGGATTATTCAGATTATGAAATAAGAGTCCATGGATGCACATATGATCAATTAAAGCCGTTATTCCCACAACTTAAAACTAATAATACTGGTTTGTGCGTATACCCATCATCTCTACCAACCATAGGTTATTATAATTTAAATGGTTCTGGATATACTGTTACAGTGTATAAACCACAAGGTGTTGTTAATGTAGCAATAGTAGAGCAAAGTCGTACATTAAATGGATATAAAAAAACCGCCACGCATGAATTAGGTCATGCATTAGGTTGGAGAGGTCATTCAAGTAGTACTACTGATATTATGTATGAGTCTGCTAGCACTATAACTGAACTAACAACAAGGGATAAAGAACACTTAATGCAAATATATAGAGGGGGGTAA
- a CDS encoding DEAD/DEAH box helicase family protein encodes MISNFEFLKGKDLFKSFSDSCIEAEKSLVVSPATCAILTRRALELAVKWLYSFDSDLHAPYQDNLASLIYDNNFISLIDSEMLPLLKYIVKLGNVAVHTNANIKREEAILALHNLHQFVSWIDYCYADEYTAVEFSEDILLEGEEKRTRPEELKDLYDRLSSKDRKLEEIIKENEALRKELTEKRKTNTENYDFKVDEISEFETRKRYIDIELKLAGWEFGKDIVEELEVSGMPNNAGVGYVDYVLYGSNGKPLAVVEAKRSSKDPKVGQQQAKLYADCLERQYKQRPVIFFTNGFEAYIWDDYNNYQERRIYGFFTKDELQLMVDRRTSKHPFNNVQIKDSITNRYYQKEAVLSVCEALSNRRRKALLVMATGTGKTRTAISIVDVLMRHNWIKNILFLADRKALVKQAKRNFSKLLPDLTLCNLLDNRDNPEEARMIFSTYPTMMNSIDETKTKSGKKLFTPGHFDLIIVDESHRSIYKKYKAIFDYFDAYLLGLTATPKDEIDKNTYSVFDIESGVPTYAYELDKAVKDGYLVDYRTIEVKSKIMEEGIRYDQLSEEEKEQYESTFDDDENIGEEIENTAINEWLFNASTIDLVLNSLMEKGLKVEGGDKLGKTIIFAKSHKHAQAIAERFNILYPNLGSNFAKVIDYSINYVDTLIDDFSDKNKLPQIAVSVDMLDTGVDIPEILNLVFFKKVRSKSKFWQMIGRGTRLCPDLLGVGIDKKEFLIFDFCNNFDFFRANPKGFEGGMVESLTEKLFNIKVDMIRELQDIKYSDDEHKAYRQSLLDEVLTAINALNEDNFRVRMELHFVHKYKNINEWTALGALSVGEIKEHISPLITALNDDELAKRFDLLMYTIELAMLRGNNATKPIKSVIRTAEELSKLGTIPEVQAQKYVIEKVKTEEFWENVDIFELDNVREALRELLKYLQKENQKIYYTNFQDFVISEESNSAMYNANDLKNYRKKVEHYLKEHKDELAIYKLRNNKKLTKEDLKTLEDIMWNQLGTPSDYEKEFGDMPVTKLVRKIVGLDRQAANEAFSEFLNNQSLNTKQIHFVKLIVDYIVTNGFIEDNRVLQEDPFRTVGSIVELFKDNMDTARKIMGIIADIKKNSEEVC; translated from the coding sequence ATGATAAGCAATTTTGAATTTTTAAAAGGAAAGGATTTATTTAAGAGCTTTTCAGACTCCTGCATTGAAGCAGAAAAGAGTTTAGTGGTCAGTCCTGCTACTTGTGCGATATTAACAAGGAGAGCCTTGGAACTAGCTGTTAAATGGCTTTACAGTTTCGACAGTGATTTACATGCACCCTATCAGGATAATCTGGCCAGCTTAATATACGATAATAACTTTATAAGCCTTATAGACTCAGAAATGCTGCCATTACTTAAGTATATTGTTAAGCTGGGTAATGTAGCAGTACATACCAATGCAAATATTAAGAGAGAAGAGGCTATACTTGCTCTTCACAATCTTCATCAATTTGTATCCTGGATTGATTACTGCTACGCTGATGAGTACACAGCAGTGGAGTTTAGTGAGGATATTCTGCTTGAAGGTGAAGAAAAGAGAACAAGGCCGGAAGAACTTAAAGATCTTTATGATAGATTAAGTTCAAAGGATAGAAAACTTGAAGAAATTATAAAAGAAAATGAAGCCTTAAGAAAAGAGCTTACAGAAAAAAGAAAGACCAATACTGAAAATTATGATTTCAAAGTTGATGAAATAAGTGAATTTGAAACAAGAAAGAGATACATTGATATAGAATTAAAACTTGCAGGTTGGGAGTTCGGCAAGGATATAGTAGAAGAGCTTGAAGTTAGCGGCATGCCCAATAATGCAGGAGTAGGTTATGTTGACTATGTGCTCTATGGAAGCAATGGAAAGCCTCTGGCTGTAGTAGAAGCAAAGAGAAGCAGCAAGGATCCAAAGGTAGGCCAACAACAAGCTAAACTCTATGCAGATTGCCTAGAAAGGCAGTATAAACAAAGACCTGTTATATTCTTTACTAATGGCTTTGAGGCTTATATATGGGATGACTATAATAATTATCAAGAAAGAAGGATATATGGCTTTTTTACTAAAGACGAACTTCAATTGATGGTAGATAGAAGGACAAGCAAGCATCCTTTCAATAATGTTCAGATAAAGGACAGTATTACTAATAGATACTATCAGAAGGAAGCAGTGCTTTCAGTATGTGAGGCCTTAAGTAACAGAAGGAGAAAAGCCTTACTTGTTATGGCTACCGGAACGGGTAAGACAAGGACGGCAATCTCTATAGTAGATGTACTTATGCGGCATAACTGGATTAAAAATATTCTTTTTCTAGCGGATAGAAAAGCCTTAGTAAAGCAGGCTAAAAGAAACTTCTCAAAGTTACTGCCGGACTTAACACTATGCAACCTGCTTGACAATAGAGATAATCCAGAGGAAGCAAGAATGATTTTCTCCACTTATCCAACTATGATGAACTCTATTGATGAGACTAAAACAAAGTCAGGTAAAAAGCTCTTTACTCCGGGACACTTTGACTTGATTATTGTGGATGAATCCCATAGAAGTATTTATAAGAAGTATAAAGCTATTTTTGACTATTTTGATGCATATCTATTAGGTTTGACAGCTACACCAAAGGATGAAATAGATAAGAATACTTATTCTGTTTTTGACATTGAAAGTGGTGTTCCTACCTATGCTTATGAACTAGACAAGGCTGTAAAGGACGGATACCTTGTAGATTATAGGACTATAGAGGTTAAGTCTAAGATAATGGAAGAGGGAATCAGGTATGACCAGCTTTCAGAGGAAGAAAAAGAGCAGTACGAAAGCACCTTTGATGATGATGAAAATATAGGCGAGGAAATAGAAAATACAGCTATAAATGAGTGGCTATTTAATGCTAGCACAATAGATTTAGTACTCAATAGCTTGATGGAAAAGGGCTTGAAGGTTGAAGGCGGAGATAAATTAGGCAAGACCATCATATTTGCCAAGAGTCATAAGCATGCTCAGGCAATTGCAGAACGGTTTAACATACTATATCCTAATCTTGGATCTAATTTTGCAAAGGTTATAGATTATAGTATTAATTATGTAGATACTCTAATAGATGATTTCTCAGACAAAAATAAGCTGCCTCAAATTGCTGTAAGTGTGGATATGCTTGATACTGGTGTGGATATACCGGAAATATTAAACTTAGTTTTCTTTAAGAAAGTGAGATCTAAATCAAAATTCTGGCAGATGATAGGAAGAGGCACTAGACTATGTCCTGACCTTCTGGGTGTAGGTATTGATAAAAAGGAATTTTTAATATTTGACTTCTGCAATAATTTTGATTTCTTCAGAGCTAATCCTAAGGGCTTCGAAGGTGGAATGGTTGAAAGCTTAACTGAGAAATTATTTAATATAAAGGTAGATATGATAAGAGAACTGCAGGATATTAAATATAGTGATGACGAGCATAAAGCCTATAGACAAAGCTTATTGGATGAGGTCTTAACAGCAATAAATGCTTTAAATGAAGACAATTTTAGAGTAAGAATGGAACTTCATTTTGTCCATAAATATAAGAATATCAATGAATGGACAGCTTTAGGAGCCTTAAGTGTAGGAGAAATTAAAGAGCATATATCACCACTTATAACTGCTTTAAATGACGATGAATTGGCGAAGAGATTTGACCTTTTAATGTATACTATAGAGCTGGCTATGCTTCGAGGGAATAATGCCACTAAACCTATAAAAAGTGTAATAAGGACTGCAGAAGAGCTTTCAAAGCTTGGCACAATTCCAGAAGTACAGGCTCAGAAGTATGTAATAGAAAAGGTTAAGACAGAAGAGTTTTGGGAAAACGTAGATATATTTGAGCTGGATAATGTAAGAGAAGCATTAAGAGAACTATTAAAATACTTACAGAAGGAAAATCAGAAGATATACTATACTAATTTCCAAGACTTCGTTATAAGTGAAGAAAGTAATTCTGCAATGTATAATGCCAATGATCTTAAGAACTATAGAAAGAAAGTAGAGCATTATTTAAAGGAGCATAAGGACGAACTTGCTATATATAAGCTAAGAAATAATAAGAAACTTACAAAAGAGGATTTAAAGACTTTAGAAGATATAATGTGGAATCAGCTAGGAACACCGTCAGATTATGAGAAAGAGTTTGGTGATATGCCGGTTACAAAGCTTGTTAGGAAAATAGTCGGATTAGACAGACAGGCAGCTAATGAAGCCTTCTCAGAGTTTTTAAATAATCAAAGTCTTAATACGAAACAGATTCATTTTGTGAAGCTTATTGTAGACTATATAGTTACTAATGGCTTTATAGAGGATAACAGAGTTCTACAGGAAGATCCCTTCAGAACAGTTGGAAGTATTGTAGAGTTGTTTAAAGATAATATGGATACTGCAAGAAAAATAATGGGGATTATTGCTGATATTAAGAAAAATTCAGAAGAGGTTTGTTAG
- the xerA gene encoding site-specific tyrosine recombinase/integron integrase, giving the protein MVESLIIEIEQEMIKILNNMQMEELHKVLLKKLQSAALMDEANNKDSENEEVDYCNLFICAKRVEGCSEKSIKYYKSTIHNMLKSLSKPVKHITTEDLRGYLAEYYKKSNCSKVSLDNIRRILSTFFSWLEDENYIIKSPVRRIHKIRTGKIVKEVYTDEQLELMRDNCTEIRDLAIIDLLNSTGIRVGELVKLNIEDINFNERECIVQGKGDKQRRVYFDARTKIHLQNYLNSRVDNNKALFVSLIEPYNRLNISGVEIKMRDLGRKLNINKVHPHKFRRTLATRAIDKGMPIEQVQHLLGHQKIDTTLQYAMVNQNNVKISHRKFIG; this is encoded by the coding sequence ATGGTAGAAAGCCTCATAATTGAAATTGAACAGGAAATGATAAAGATACTTAATAATATGCAGATGGAGGAGCTTCATAAGGTTTTATTAAAAAAGCTACAAAGTGCTGCTTTAATGGATGAAGCTAATAATAAGGATTCTGAGAACGAAGAAGTAGATTATTGCAATTTATTTATTTGTGCAAAGCGTGTAGAAGGTTGCTCAGAAAAATCTATTAAGTATTATAAATCAACAATACACAATATGCTAAAGTCATTAAGTAAACCAGTGAAGCATATAACAACAGAGGATTTAAGAGGATACTTAGCTGAATATTATAAAAAAAGTAATTGCAGTAAGGTCAGTCTTGATAATATCAGAAGAATTTTATCAACATTCTTTTCATGGCTTGAGGATGAAAACTACATTATAAAAAGCCCTGTAAGAAGGATTCATAAAATAAGAACTGGAAAGATTGTAAAAGAAGTATATACAGATGAGCAGTTAGAGTTAATGCGTGATAACTGCACAGAAATACGCGATCTTGCAATTATAGATTTATTGAATTCTACAGGGATACGTGTTGGGGAGCTAGTAAAATTAAATATTGAAGATATTAATTTCAATGAGAGAGAATGTATTGTTCAAGGAAAAGGTGATAAGCAAAGAAGAGTTTATTTTGATGCAAGAACTAAAATACATTTACAAAATTATCTTAATAGTAGAGTAGATAATAACAAAGCATTATTTGTATCACTAATAGAACCCTATAATAGGTTAAATATTAGTGGGGTTGAGATTAAAATGAGAGATTTGGGAAGGAAACTTAATATTAATAAGGTACATCCTCATAAATTTAGAAGAACACTTGCAACAAGAGCTATTGATAAGGGGATGCCCATTGAGCAGGTGCAACATTTATTAGGACATCAGAAGATAGATACCACCCTTCAATACGCAATGGTAAATCAGAATAATGTTAAGATTTCTCATAGAAAGTTTATCGGGTAG